The Urbifossiella limnaea genome has a window encoding:
- a CDS encoding amylo-alpha-1,6-glucosidase: MTDEVRTPAWEPGERPELAGLLEREWLVTNGLGGYATGTVSGAATRRYHGMLIAAHPAPLGRVMMVNHLTESLRLPDYRTIPFGGEERLAGRLEIHGVQHLTDFRLEHGLPVWQYEVEGFELEKRVYFAYRHNTVFVRYTLLKGGGPARLKLKPCVHFRGHDDQVSAEEACTGCTLRIVGDRYELAGLEPWPALRMRVHGGGRAGFTARGEHADDIRYRVEESRGYAFEGALWSPGQFRLDLTPGQPATLVLSTDSWEAVEAFDPAVALHDELNRRRRLIEQAAPAARSGFAAVLVLAADQFIFTPVVRTGDEARAKAHGDEARSVIAGYHWFTDWGRDTMISLEGLTLTTGRFAEGGYILRTFAQHIKDGLIPNLFPEKGSEGLYHTADATLWYFHALHRYLMATDDRGTLQLLLPKLKDIVAHHLRGTHYGIGVDPADGLLRQGKEGYQLTWMDAKMGDWVVTPRRGKAVEINALWYNALRLLEAWVRQEEGDAAAAPLAGHADQARESFNRRFWYAAGGYLYDVVDQPDGTDDAACRPNQVFAVSLDHPVLERERWKSVVNVVRDKLLTPVGLRSLAPVHPDYKPQYFGDLRARDGAYHQGTVWGWLIGPFVDAWVRTYPEDRGGAAALLDGFRHHMSEGCVGSISEIFDAEPPYTPRGCVAQAWSVAEVLRAVVKTTGERPA; encoded by the coding sequence ATGACGGACGAAGTCCGCACCCCGGCGTGGGAGCCCGGCGAGCGACCCGAGCTGGCCGGGCTGCTGGAGCGCGAGTGGCTGGTGACCAACGGCCTCGGCGGCTACGCCACCGGCACCGTGAGCGGCGCCGCCACGCGCCGCTACCACGGGATGCTGATCGCCGCCCACCCGGCCCCGCTCGGCCGCGTGATGATGGTGAACCACCTCACCGAGTCGCTGCGGCTGCCGGACTACCGCACGATCCCGTTCGGCGGCGAGGAGCGGCTGGCAGGGCGGCTCGAAATCCACGGCGTACAGCACCTCACCGACTTCCGTCTGGAGCACGGCCTGCCGGTGTGGCAGTACGAAGTGGAAGGTTTCGAGCTGGAGAAGCGCGTCTACTTTGCCTACCGGCACAACACCGTATTCGTCCGCTACACGCTCCTGAAGGGCGGCGGCCCGGCGCGGCTAAAGCTGAAGCCGTGCGTCCACTTCCGCGGGCACGACGATCAGGTCAGTGCCGAAGAAGCGTGTACCGGGTGTACCTTGAGGATCGTCGGTGACCGCTACGAGCTGGCCGGTTTGGAGCCGTGGCCGGCGTTGCGGATGCGCGTCCACGGCGGCGGCCGGGCCGGCTTTACCGCCCGCGGCGAGCACGCAGACGACATCCGCTACCGCGTTGAAGAGAGCCGCGGCTACGCCTTCGAGGGCGCGCTGTGGTCGCCGGGGCAGTTCCGACTCGACCTCACGCCCGGCCAGCCGGCCACGCTGGTGCTCTCGACAGACTCCTGGGAAGCGGTCGAAGCATTCGACCCGGCCGTCGCACTGCACGACGAGTTAAACCGCCGGCGCCGCCTGATCGAGCAGGCGGCACCGGCCGCGCGGTCGGGCTTCGCCGCGGTACTGGTGTTGGCCGCCGATCAGTTCATCTTCACCCCCGTGGTTCGAACCGGCGACGAGGCCCGCGCCAAGGCCCACGGCGACGAAGCCCGCTCGGTCATCGCCGGCTACCACTGGTTCACCGACTGGGGCCGCGACACCATGATCAGCCTCGAAGGGCTGACGCTGACCACCGGCCGGTTCGCCGAAGGCGGCTACATCCTCCGCACGTTCGCCCAGCACATCAAGGACGGGCTCATCCCGAACCTCTTCCCCGAGAAGGGGAGCGAGGGGCTGTACCACACCGCCGACGCCACGCTGTGGTACTTTCACGCGCTTCACCGCTACCTGATGGCGACCGACGACCGCGGCACGCTGCAACTTCTGCTGCCGAAGCTCAAGGACATCGTCGCGCACCACCTGCGCGGCACCCACTACGGCATCGGCGTCGACCCCGCGGACGGGCTGTTGCGTCAGGGGAAGGAGGGCTACCAGCTGACCTGGATGGACGCCAAGATGGGCGACTGGGTCGTCACGCCCCGCCGCGGCAAGGCCGTCGAGATCAACGCCCTGTGGTACAACGCATTGCGGTTGTTGGAAGCCTGGGTGCGGCAGGAAGAGGGCGACGCCGCCGCGGCACCGCTGGCCGGTCACGCGGATCAGGCGCGTGAGTCCTTCAACCGCCGCTTCTGGTACGCGGCCGGTGGGTATCTCTACGACGTGGTCGATCAGCCGGACGGTACCGACGACGCGGCCTGCCGGCCGAATCAGGTGTTCGCCGTCAGCCTGGATCACCCCGTGCTGGAGCGGGAACGGTGGAAGTCGGTCGTGAACGTGGTCCGCGACAAACTGCTGACGCCGGTCGGGCTACGGTCGCTGGCCCCGGTGCACCCGGACTACAAGCCGCAATACTTCGGCGACCTGCGGGCGCGGGACGGGGCGTACCACCAGGGCACTGTCTGGGGCTGGCTCATCGGGCCGTTCGTGGACGCCTGGGTGCGTACCTACCCCGAGGACCGCGGCGGGGCGGCGGCCCTGCTGGACGGCTTCCGGCACCACATGTCGGAGGGGTGCGTCGGCTCGATCAGCGAGATCTTCGACGCCGAGCCGCCTTACACCCCGCGCGGGTGCGTAGCCCAGGCCTGGAGCGTCGCTGAAGTGCTTCGGGCGGTGGTGAAGACGACAGGCGAGCGGCCGGCGTGA
- a CDS encoding RtcB family protein encodes MKAAFAGPLERVDSCCYRIPKSYRADMRVDGLIFANDALIESVKKDQAPDQVANVATLPGIQGASLAMPDIHWGYGFCIGGVCATDPAEGGVISPGGVGYDINCGVRLVKTNLFWDDVKHHVRSLVKGLFHTIPAGAGRGGRYKFDAVETRRLMAQGPRFVIDRDLGVPRDLTHTEADGLIPDGDPDQVSDHAVKRGAEQCGTLGSGNHFLEVQVVDSVFDADVAKAFGLELNQVCVMIHSGSRGLGYQVCDDALAAFRNCPAKYGITLPDRQLACAPAESPEGKKYIAAMRAAANYGFTNRQLLMQQAREVFAAEFGRKWEDLGMELLYDVAHNIAKLEEHVVDGKRKRVWVHRKGATRAFPAGHPELPDVYRAVGQPVIIPGDMGRASWVLVGAAGSMERTFGSTCHGAGRAMSRTAAKLQAAGRRIDKELESKGVIAMASSRMGLAEEQPAAYKNVDHVVDVVHEANLSRKVARMRPVGVIKG; translated from the coding sequence ATGAAGGCTGCGTTCGCCGGCCCGCTGGAGCGGGTCGATTCCTGCTGCTACCGCATTCCCAAGAGCTACCGCGCCGACATGCGCGTGGACGGGCTCATCTTCGCCAACGACGCCCTCATCGAGTCGGTGAAGAAGGACCAGGCGCCCGACCAGGTGGCGAACGTCGCCACGCTCCCCGGCATCCAGGGGGCCAGCCTGGCGATGCCGGACATCCACTGGGGCTACGGGTTCTGTATCGGCGGCGTCTGCGCCACCGACCCGGCCGAGGGCGGCGTCATCTCCCCCGGCGGCGTCGGCTACGACATCAACTGCGGCGTCCGGCTCGTGAAAACGAATCTGTTCTGGGACGACGTGAAGCACCACGTCCGCAGCCTTGTGAAGGGGCTGTTTCACACGATCCCCGCCGGCGCCGGCCGAGGCGGGCGGTACAAGTTCGACGCGGTCGAGACGCGCCGGCTAATGGCCCAGGGGCCGCGGTTCGTCATCGACCGCGACCTCGGCGTGCCGCGCGACCTGACGCACACCGAGGCCGACGGCCTGATCCCCGACGGCGACCCGGATCAGGTGTCGGACCATGCCGTGAAGCGCGGGGCCGAACAGTGCGGCACCCTCGGCAGCGGCAACCACTTCCTCGAAGTCCAGGTCGTGGACTCGGTGTTCGACGCCGACGTGGCGAAGGCGTTCGGGCTGGAGTTGAACCAGGTGTGCGTGATGATCCACAGCGGCAGCCGCGGGCTCGGCTACCAGGTGTGCGACGACGCGCTCGCGGCGTTCCGCAACTGCCCGGCCAAGTACGGCATCACGCTCCCCGACCGGCAGTTGGCCTGCGCACCGGCCGAGTCGCCGGAGGGGAAGAAGTACATCGCCGCGATGCGAGCCGCGGCCAACTACGGGTTCACGAACCGGCAGCTGCTCATGCAGCAAGCCCGCGAGGTGTTCGCGGCCGAGTTCGGCCGCAAGTGGGAAGACCTGGGCATGGAACTCCTCTACGACGTGGCGCACAACATCGCCAAGCTCGAGGAGCACGTCGTGGACGGCAAGCGCAAGCGCGTGTGGGTTCACCGCAAGGGGGCGACGCGGGCGTTCCCGGCGGGCCACCCGGAGCTGCCGGACGTGTACCGGGCCGTCGGCCAACCGGTCATCATCCCCGGCGACATGGGACGGGCCAGCTGGGTGCTCGTCGGGGCCGCGGGGAGCATGGAGCGGACGTTCGGCAGTACCTGCCACGGCGCCGGCCGCGCGATGAGCCGCACCGCGGCGAAGCTGCAGGCCGCTGGCCGTCGCATTGACAAGGAGTTGGAGTCAAAGGGCGTGATCGCCATGGCGTCGAGCCGGATGGGCCTCGCGGAGGAGCAGCCGGCGGCGTACAAGAACGTGGACCACGTCGTGGATGTCGTCCACGAGGCGAACCTGTCGCGGAAGGTAGCCCGGATGCGACCGGTCGGCGTCATCAAGGGATAA
- a CDS encoding archease, with the protein MYELFEHTADLGLRATAPNIDALFAEMAACLCAAILEDPTSVRPTIAESIEIAGTDREFLLFDWLKELLYRFDAEHQVFSRFEVSVRQDGLTATAWGEPLDPERHLLNHEVKAITYHELSVVPTDGGWRAEVIVDI; encoded by the coding sequence ATGTACGAGCTGTTCGAACACACCGCCGACCTGGGCCTGCGGGCGACCGCGCCCAACATCGACGCGTTGTTCGCCGAGATGGCCGCGTGCCTGTGTGCCGCCATCCTCGAAGACCCGACCAGCGTCCGGCCGACGATCGCTGAGTCGATCGAGATCGCCGGCACAGACCGCGAGTTCCTGCTGTTCGACTGGCTGAAGGAGTTGCTGTACCGCTTCGACGCCGAGCACCAGGTCTTCTCCCGGTTCGAAGTATCGGTGCGGCAGGACGGCCTGACCGCGACCGCGTGGGGCGAACCGCTCGACCCGGAACGGCATCTGCTGAACCACGAGGTGAAGGCGATCACCTACCACGAGTTGTCGGTCGTGCCAACCGACGGCGGCTGGCGGGCCGAGGTGATTGTCGACATCTGA
- a CDS encoding GspE/PulE/PilB domain-containing protein — translation MSLHPEADALLQAFLDCPTDETPRLVLADWLDDSGLPENAAWAAFIRARCQAARLPAADAERTALLHTADRHAAAITVRLTVPAESFARGPAAFLDLLPTDLLTVSLDGFVLPPELLEVVPESVARYNRVVSLSPWGEQLYLAAADPTDPDLRQRLEFILNRAIVFLRTPPDELDRAVDASYPLWEVDSVTEELLVYPDPPVSRVTDAEREQTTTAFVNLVLLEAVRRGATWIEIRPESAVAARVWFRVENDWHGRDTINRARLTDVTGRLAEIGGLTASDDGTYPGSGGLAIVADGTPARFSVVIELTPFGYWVGIERLREPVVAADGP, via the coding sequence ATGTCGCTTCACCCCGAAGCCGACGCACTGCTGCAGGCGTTCCTCGACTGCCCCACGGACGAGACGCCGCGCCTTGTCCTCGCCGACTGGCTCGACGACTCCGGCCTCCCCGAGAACGCCGCCTGGGCCGCCTTCATCCGCGCCCGGTGTCAGGCGGCCCGTCTGCCCGCAGCCGACGCCGAACGAACCGCCTTGCTTCACACCGCCGACCGCCACGCCGCGGCGATTACCGTCCGCCTGACCGTACCCGCCGAGAGCTTCGCCCGCGGGCCGGCCGCGTTCCTCGACCTATTGCCCACCGACCTCCTCACCGTCTCCCTCGACGGCTTCGTCCTCCCGCCCGAGTTGCTCGAAGTCGTCCCCGAGTCCGTTGCCCGCTACAACCGCGTCGTGTCGCTGTCGCCGTGGGGCGAACAACTGTACCTCGCAGCAGCCGACCCCACAGACCCAGACCTGCGCCAGCGGCTCGAATTCATTCTCAACCGGGCGATCGTGTTCCTCCGCACCCCGCCCGACGAACTCGACCGCGCCGTCGACGCGAGTTACCCGCTGTGGGAGGTCGATTCGGTGACGGAGGAGTTACTCGTCTACCCCGACCCGCCCGTCAGCCGGGTGACGGACGCCGAGCGCGAGCAAACGACGACGGCGTTCGTGAACCTCGTGTTACTCGAAGCAGTGCGGCGCGGGGCGACGTGGATCGAGATTCGACCCGAGTCTGCCGTCGCTGCCCGCGTCTGGTTCCGGGTGGAGAACGACTGGCACGGCCGCGATACGATCAACCGGGCGCGGCTCACGGACGTGACCGGCCGATTGGCCGAGATCGGCGGCCTTACCGCCAGCGATGACGGCACCTACCCCGGTTCGGGCGGGCTGGCGATCGTCGCCGACGGCACACCGGCCCGCTTCTCGGTCGTCATCGAGCTCACGCCCTTCGGCTACTGGGTCGGGATCGAGCGGCTGCGCGAACCCGTAGTTGCCGCGGACGGTCCGTAG
- a CDS encoding 3-oxoacyl-ACP synthase III family protein gives MTTQRTQPLPKPKTLMGVRVVGTGKYVPDMVVSNSHLHARLGFDSDWIVKRTGILERRHAAPHQATSDLCVAAATDLFAKTGRTAADCDLLVLGTFTPDMSFPSTACLVQDRLGLIGPAIEVEAACAGFMYALITAAAYVKAGVSDRALVIGGDTNSRVLNPDDIKTYPLFGDGAGAVFVEPGRPDQGILAYSMGADGSGGPLLQRESGGSRLPPTPEDIKAGKHFMYMDGRAVFRWAVDILCDTIEDVLKAAGLTTADVNLYVAHQANIRIINAAIDVLNIPRSKVFNNLEKYGNTSAGSIPIALDEAAAEGRVKEGDIVLLSGFGAGLAWGTAVLRW, from the coding sequence ATGACCACCCAACGCACGCAACCGCTGCCGAAGCCCAAGACCCTGATGGGCGTGCGGGTGGTCGGCACCGGGAAGTACGTCCCGGACATGGTCGTCAGCAACAGCCACCTCCACGCCCGGCTCGGGTTCGACTCGGACTGGATCGTCAAGCGGACGGGCATCCTCGAGCGCCGCCACGCCGCCCCGCACCAGGCCACGTCCGACCTGTGCGTCGCGGCCGCGACCGACCTGTTCGCCAAGACTGGCAGAACGGCCGCCGACTGCGACCTGCTCGTTCTCGGCACGTTCACCCCGGACATGTCGTTCCCCTCGACCGCGTGCCTCGTCCAGGACCGGCTCGGGCTGATCGGCCCGGCGATCGAGGTGGAGGCGGCGTGCGCCGGTTTCATGTACGCACTCATCACCGCGGCCGCCTACGTGAAGGCCGGCGTGAGCGACCGGGCGCTCGTGATCGGTGGTGACACCAACAGCCGCGTGCTGAACCCCGACGACATCAAGACGTACCCGCTGTTCGGCGACGGGGCCGGGGCGGTGTTCGTGGAACCCGGCCGCCCGGATCAGGGCATCCTGGCCTACAGCATGGGCGCCGACGGCTCCGGCGGCCCGCTCCTGCAGCGCGAGAGCGGCGGCAGCCGCCTGCCGCCGACGCCCGAGGACATCAAGGCCGGCAAGCACTTCATGTACATGGACGGCCGGGCGGTGTTCCGCTGGGCGGTGGACATCCTGTGCGACACGATCGAGGACGTGCTAAAGGCCGCGGGGCTGACGACCGCGGACGTGAACCTGTACGTGGCGCACCAGGCGAACATCCGCATCATCAACGCCGCGATCGACGTGCTGAACATCCCGCGGAGCAAGGTCTTCAACAACCTGGAGAAGTACGGCAACACGTCGGCCGGGAGCATCCCGATTGCCCTGGACGAGGCCGCCGCCGAGGGCCGCGTGAAGGAGGGCGACATCGTGCTGCTGAGCGGCTTCGGCGCCGGCCTGGCGTGGGGCACCGCGGTGTTGCGGTGGTGA
- the rplU gene encoding 50S ribosomal protein L21, which produces MYAIIEDGSRQYRAEPNGFVTIDYRDVKPGDTIELGKVLLLNTGTETLIGQPLVAGARVVAEVAELTKIKSIIQKFRRRKNYRRLKGHTQHYVKCRIKHILGAGQQPPAEAPQPAPTV; this is translated from the coding sequence ATGTACGCGATTATCGAGGACGGCAGCCGTCAGTACCGGGCGGAGCCGAACGGGTTTGTGACCATCGACTACCGGGACGTGAAGCCCGGCGACACGATCGAACTCGGCAAGGTGCTGCTGCTCAACACCGGCACCGAGACGCTGATCGGCCAGCCGCTGGTGGCCGGCGCCCGCGTCGTGGCCGAAGTCGCCGAACTGACGAAGATCAAGTCGATCATCCAGAAGTTCCGCCGGCGCAAGAACTACCGCCGGCTGAAGGGCCACACGCAGCACTACGTGAAGTGCCGGATCAAGCACATCCTCGGCGCAGGCCAGCAGCCCCCGGCCGAGGCGCCGCAGCCGGCCCCGACCGTCTGA
- a CDS encoding dual specificity protein phosphatase family protein, with the protein MRKPWRGFLVAAVAALLVGVPLVYSASRQTHRRNFRVVEDGVLYRSGQLTPAGLDAVIQDYGIKTIVTLRTNRDPGGPNPDAWEEDVCAARGLTHLRLIPKVWGADEKGEVPADANVRRFVEVIDNPKNHPVLVHCFAGIHRTGTLVAVFRMERQRWPVDRAIAEMEFCGFDPEDMHEHIAGYLRSYRPRWQRDDTE; encoded by the coding sequence ATGCGGAAGCCGTGGCGTGGGTTCCTGGTCGCGGCCGTCGCCGCGCTGCTGGTCGGCGTGCCGCTGGTGTACTCCGCGAGCCGCCAGACCCACCGCCGCAACTTCCGCGTCGTGGAGGACGGCGTGTTGTACCGCAGCGGCCAGCTGACCCCCGCCGGACTCGACGCCGTGATTCAGGACTACGGCATCAAGACGATCGTCACCTTGCGGACGAACCGCGACCCCGGCGGCCCCAACCCCGACGCCTGGGAGGAGGACGTGTGCGCCGCCCGCGGCCTCACGCACCTCCGGCTGATCCCGAAAGTGTGGGGCGCGGACGAGAAGGGCGAGGTGCCCGCGGACGCCAACGTCCGCCGGTTCGTCGAGGTGATCGACAACCCGAAGAATCATCCGGTGCTGGTCCACTGCTTCGCCGGCATCCACCGCACGGGAACGCTGGTGGCCGTGTTCCGCATGGAGCGGCAGCGCTGGCCGGTGGACCGCGCCATCGCCGAGATGGAGTTCTGCGGCTTCGACCCCGAGGACATGCACGAGCACATCGCCGGCTACCTCCGGAGCTACCGGCCGCGGTGGCAGCGCGACGACACGGAATGA
- a CDS encoding PQQ-dependent sugar dehydrogenase — protein sequence MRAVVLFALSAATVASWSAAQPDPSKSVPPPRQPWTTSKVTGSPEPPPPFKVARAFPNVTFKQPLLIARAPGTDRLFVGEQDGVIYSIPNRPDAQRELFFDLRKDLKTLAKNAGAKEIESVYGLVFHPKFEQNRQCFVCYTMKPKDKSPYLEDGTRVSRFTVPKADPPRIDPASEEIVLTFLGGGHNGGDLHFGPDGMLYISTGDASPPNPPDRLSTGQDCSDLLGSVLRIDIDKNDAGKNYAVPKDNPFVGLPNVRPEIWAFGFRNPWRMSFDRQTGALWIGDVGWEQWEMVHRIEKGGNYGWSITEARTPIKPAQPIGPAPIRPPAIELPHTIACSVTGGYVYRGKKFPELVGKYVFGDWETRRMWAAQFDGERLTAMPEVVKPSIRVVAFGEDNAGELYFADHDSGNLYTLERNAAAGANAAFPKTLSETGLFGDRVRPRFGMDKGPQVEKWAPLPGVVKYEPVLPQWQDGAEAEWYIAVPGEGKVALFDEPRPLPGQVNWHNFGMRFPAGTVLAKTISLKQRLQDRKGVRVETQLLHFDGEDWRGYTYAWRPDGSDADLVPADGAERTYTVFDPLMPDSRREHVHTFFSRTQCLSCHNSWSGYALSFVPKQLNGSDEKNPWSKVGNQLRNLSVAGYFERLGPKDEQRPIDADYLKGIGRFSRSPGSVVADQPALEAFARSYLHVNCAHCHRFGGGGGQVVLELDQDKSLKDTGILDVRPKQGDFGIPDARLVAPGDPFRSVLLYRMARFGAGRMPHVGSERPDPRALNNLMRWIRGLHPAAQPEDPANPDANLNDPRVALRRVPGLSGPLNNGINPPRPELLAAAAKLPPGPARDLFEGYFPVEPGARKLGPTPRPTTILALTGDATRGEALFFAEQSQCAKCHKVGERGTAVGPDLTAVAKTRSRAELLDSLLNPSARVEPQFAAYLVRTTDGRQATGLLVRRDGEQVVVRDAQNELKTFAAGDVEAVQPSRLSLMPEALLAGLTPQQAADLLTYLEARK from the coding sequence ATGCGTGCCGTCGTCCTCTTCGCCCTCAGCGCCGCCACGGTCGCGAGCTGGTCCGCGGCGCAGCCCGACCCGTCGAAGTCCGTCCCGCCGCCGCGGCAGCCCTGGACCACGTCAAAGGTCACCGGATCGCCCGAGCCGCCGCCGCCGTTCAAGGTCGCGCGGGCGTTCCCGAACGTCACCTTCAAGCAGCCACTCCTCATCGCTCGCGCGCCCGGCACCGACCGGCTGTTCGTCGGCGAGCAGGACGGAGTCATCTACTCGATCCCGAACCGCCCCGACGCGCAGCGCGAGCTGTTCTTCGACTTGCGGAAGGACCTGAAGACGCTGGCGAAGAACGCCGGCGCGAAGGAGATCGAGTCCGTGTACGGGCTCGTGTTCCACCCCAAATTCGAGCAGAACCGGCAGTGCTTCGTCTGCTACACGATGAAGCCGAAGGACAAGTCGCCTTACCTCGAAGACGGCACCCGCGTGTCGCGGTTCACGGTGCCGAAGGCCGACCCGCCGCGGATCGACCCGGCCAGCGAGGAGATCGTCCTCACGTTCCTGGGCGGCGGCCACAACGGCGGCGACCTCCACTTCGGCCCCGACGGGATGCTCTACATCAGCACCGGCGACGCCAGCCCGCCGAACCCGCCGGATCGCCTCAGCACCGGCCAAGACTGCTCGGACCTGCTCGGCTCCGTGCTGCGGATCGACATCGACAAGAACGACGCCGGCAAGAACTACGCGGTGCCGAAGGACAACCCGTTCGTGGGGCTGCCGAACGTGCGGCCGGAGATCTGGGCGTTCGGCTTCCGCAACCCATGGCGGATGAGCTTCGACCGGCAGACCGGTGCGCTGTGGATCGGCGACGTGGGCTGGGAGCAGTGGGAGATGGTCCACCGCATCGAGAAGGGCGGCAACTACGGCTGGAGCATCACCGAAGCCCGCACGCCGATCAAGCCGGCGCAGCCGATCGGCCCGGCGCCGATCCGGCCGCCGGCGATCGAGCTGCCGCACACGATCGCGTGCAGCGTCACCGGCGGCTACGTCTACCGCGGCAAGAAGTTCCCCGAGCTGGTCGGCAAGTACGTCTTCGGCGACTGGGAGACGCGCCGCATGTGGGCCGCCCAGTTCGACGGCGAGCGACTGACGGCGATGCCCGAGGTCGTGAAGCCCAGCATCCGGGTGGTGGCCTTCGGCGAAGACAACGCCGGCGAGCTGTACTTCGCCGACCACGACAGCGGCAACCTGTACACGCTCGAGCGCAACGCCGCCGCCGGTGCCAACGCCGCGTTCCCCAAGACGCTCAGCGAGACGGGCCTGTTCGGCGACCGCGTGCGGCCCCGCTTTGGGATGGACAAGGGGCCGCAGGTCGAGAAGTGGGCGCCGCTGCCGGGCGTCGTGAAGTACGAGCCGGTCCTGCCGCAGTGGCAGGACGGCGCCGAGGCGGAGTGGTACATCGCCGTTCCCGGCGAGGGGAAGGTCGCCCTCTTCGACGAGCCGCGGCCGCTGCCGGGGCAGGTGAACTGGCACAACTTCGGGATGCGCTTCCCCGCCGGCACCGTGCTGGCGAAGACGATCTCGCTGAAGCAGCGGCTCCAGGACCGCAAGGGCGTGCGCGTCGAGACGCAACTGCTCCACTTCGACGGCGAGGACTGGCGCGGTTACACCTACGCCTGGCGCCCCGACGGCTCGGACGCCGACCTCGTCCCCGCCGACGGGGCCGAGCGCACCTACACCGTGTTCGACCCGCTGATGCCCGACTCCAGGCGCGAACACGTCCACACCTTCTTCAGCCGGACGCAGTGCCTCAGCTGTCACAACTCGTGGTCGGGCTACGCCCTGTCGTTCGTGCCGAAGCAGCTGAACGGGTCGGACGAGAAGAACCCGTGGAGCAAGGTCGGCAACCAGCTGCGGAACCTGTCCGTCGCCGGCTACTTCGAGCGGCTCGGCCCGAAGGACGAGCAACGACCGATCGACGCCGATTACCTGAAGGGGATCGGCCGCTTCTCCCGCTCGCCTGGCAGCGTGGTCGCGGACCAGCCAGCGCTGGAGGCCTTCGCCCGGTCGTACCTGCACGTCAACTGCGCGCACTGCCACCGCTTCGGCGGCGGCGGCGGGCAGGTGGTGCTCGAACTCGACCAAGACAAAAGCCTGAAGGACACCGGCATCCTGGACGTGCGCCCGAAGCAGGGCGACTTCGGCATCCCGGACGCCCGGCTCGTCGCCCCCGGCGACCCGTTCCGCAGCGTGCTGCTGTACCGCATGGCCCGGTTCGGCGCCGGCCGGATGCCGCACGTCGGCTCCGAGCGGCCGGACCCCCGCGCGTTGAACAACCTGATGCGCTGGATCCGCGGCCTGCACCCGGCGGCTCAGCCCGAAGACCCGGCGAACCCGGACGCGAACCTCAACGACCCGCGGGTCGCGCTGCGGCGCGTGCCGGGCCTGTCCGGCCCGTTGAACAACGGCATCAACCCGCCGCGCCCGGAGCTACTCGCCGCCGCCGCGAAGTTGCCGCCGGGACCGGCCCGTGACCTGTTTGAGGGCTACTTCCCGGTCGAGCCCGGCGCCCGCAAGCTCGGCCCGACCCCGCGGCCGACGACGATCCTCGCGCTGACCGGCGACGCGACGAGGGGCGAGGCGCTGTTCTTCGCGGAGCAGTCGCAATGCGCCAAGTGCCACAAGGTCGGCGAGCGCGGTACCGCCGTCGGGCCCGATCTCACCGCCGTCGCCAAGACGCGCAGCCGGGCCGAGTTGCTCGACAGCCTGCTGAACCCGTCGGCGCGGGTCGAGCCGCAGTTCGCCGCGTACCTCGTCCGCACGACCGACGGCCGGCAGGCCACGGGCTTACTCGTGCGTCGGGACGGTGAGCAGGTGGTCGTGCGCGACGCGCAGAACGAACTCAAGACGTTCGCCGCCGGCGACGTGGAAGCGGTGCAACCGTCGCGGCTGTCGTTGATGCCCGAGGCGCTGCTGGCGGGGCTGACGCCTCAGCAGGCGGCGGACCTGTTAACGTACCTGGAGGCGCGGAAGTGA
- a CDS encoding GNAT family N-acetyltransferase, producing the protein MIRPATPADLPVIAQLIRELAKYERVADKVVLDEAKLGEHLFGARPYAEVLVAEDAGAVVGLALFFHNYSTFGGRPGIYLEDLFVRPEFRGKGLGKGLLLALARLAVERDCCKVEWSVLNWNEPSIRFYESLGAKPQDEWTVYRLDAAAITRLGGAG; encoded by the coding sequence ATGATCCGCCCCGCCACGCCGGCCGACCTGCCGGTGATCGCCCAGCTGATCCGCGAACTGGCCAAGTACGAGCGGGTCGCCGACAAGGTGGTCCTCGACGAGGCGAAGCTCGGCGAGCACCTGTTCGGGGCGCGGCCCTACGCCGAGGTGCTGGTCGCCGAGGACGCCGGCGCCGTGGTCGGGCTGGCGCTGTTCTTCCACAACTACTCGACGTTCGGCGGCCGCCCCGGCATCTACCTCGAAGACCTGTTCGTGCGCCCGGAGTTCCGCGGCAAGGGGCTCGGTAAGGGGCTGTTGCTGGCGCTCGCCCGGCTGGCCGTGGAGCGCGACTGCTGCAAGGTCGAGTGGTCGGTGCTGAACTGGAACGAGCCGTCGATCCGCTTTTACGAATCGCTCGGGGCGAAGCCGCAGGACGAGTGGACGGTGTATCGGCTGGACGCAGCGGCGATCACGCGGTTGGGCGGGGCAGGGTGA